Part of the uncultured Desulfobacter sp. genome, ACCGGGTTCGATGCGGTCTGGGAAATAGACATTTTTGGCGGGACCAAGCGTGCCGTTGAAGCGGCCCTTGCGGACTGGGACGCGATCCGGGTCGGGCTGGATGATGTCCGGGTCAGCGTGGCCGCAGAGACAGCGATTGCCTATCTCAGCGTCCGCACCTACCAACACCGCCTGACCGTATCCCGGGCCAACCTGGAAGCCCAGCAGGAGACCTTTGAAATTCTTTCCGATCGTTTCAACGCCGGCTTGAGCAACGGACTGGCCGTACAGCAGGCGCGGTATAATCTGGAAAGCACACGGGCCGCAATTCCCGCCCTGGAAGCCGGACTGGAGAGTGCCCGGAATGCTTTATCGGTATTGGCAGGCCAGATGCCGGGCGCTTTGCAGATTCCTGATATCGACCGGATACCCCAGTCTGATCTGGTGCTTGAAGGCATTCCCGCGGACCTGTTGCGCCGCCGCCCGGATATCCGGCGCGCCGAGCGGGAGCTGGCAGGCCAGACAGCACGAATCGGCGTCGCCGTGGCCGATCTTTATCCCAGGTTCACACTGACCGGCTCCATCGGGCTGGAGTCTTTGCAGGCATCTACCCTTTTCGAGTCCGACAGTGGGAAATACAGCATTATCCCCGGCATACGCTGGCCGATTTTCTACTCCGGTTCTATCCGCAATAATATTAAAATTCAGGAAGCGGTACAGGAACAGTACCTGTATGCCTACGAATCTGTAGTGCTCAATGCCGTCCAGGAAGTGCGTGATGCGCTGATAAATTACCGTAAGGAAAAAGAGCGCAGCGCTTCGCTCAGGGACGCTGTTGAAGCTGCCCGTGCTGCGGAGGAATTGGCCCAGGATCAATACCGTAATGGCCTTTCAGACTTCAACAATGTGCTTGATGCCCAGCGTTCGCTGCTCAGCTTCCAGGAAGAGCTCGCCCTCAGCGAAGGTACGGTAAGCCAGAATACCGTCCGGCTATACAAGGCACTGGGGGGCGGCTGGCGTTCTCTTGAAGAGTAGTCCGGCCGTTTCAAACAGCATGTTACCCAAAATGGACTTGATCATCCTTTCGTCCACATTATGCATAGATTATGTCCGTAGACCGCTTTTTTTCCAGGACAGGTCAGGGGGTGAATTTGACGCCGTAAGTCTCCATCAACTCCAAGAAAGTCCCGTTTTCTTTGATCAACTTTAAGGCGCTGTTGAAGCGATCGAGAAGCGCCTGGGTTCCCGGATATTGCTTGGAGGTTATCAAAAATGCGTCATGTGTGGAAAGGGGCGGCGTCATGGTGAAAAACCGGTCCCGGTCCATTGGATAAAGCTTGTTGATCATGTACCACCCGGCTGTCTCTTCAAAGGGGGCTAAATCGATCCTGTCCCGGTAAAGTTTTTTGATGTTCTGACGCTCATCCGTCACCAGGAAAAGCTGGATTCCAGCTTCGTGAAAGAGGTGCTCATACCAATACCCCCTGACCCCACCCACCCGGTAGGGTTTGAGATCCTTTAAAACCGAATAGGTGCTGAGGGTTTCGCTGCCGTCTAACGAGTAGCCGAACAGCTTTGAAGCGCTTTTGTAAAGCCGATTGGAAAACGCGTATTTTTTTTGCCGTTCCGGTGTGGAAACATAGGGGATGGCCCCCCAGGCCGTCAGCTTGGATACCGCTTCCTCGCAACGCTTCCAGGGCAGGAATCTAAACTCGAACCTCACCCCCATTTCCGGCTCAATGGCCTGGAATACGGCGGTCAGAAAACTTTGGTCTGCATTGTGGCTGATTGCCGGAGGAATTTCCCCGGTTACGATCACCAGGGTGGTTTTAGCGTCTGCGGACGAAACAGATACGAAGATGCAGACGGCCAGCAGCAGGACGATCCTTGTAAGATTCATCTTCTCCCTCCCTATGGACGGCTTAGTTACTTAGGTTGAAATGAATGCTGAAATTGTACCCCTTCGGGCAGGCAAAATCAACCCTGTTGTCGGGCCGCCTTTCCAGGCTTTTTGATTCACCGCCGTGATGATGCCGTTGACCGGAGAACGGACATCCGCGGTGTGGTCCCTGCGGGAGAACCCCCAGCCGGTTTGCCGTGATTCAGTTCCTGCCCCATGAGCGGCAGTTCCATTTTGTCCGGGCTGCCCAGCACCTTGAAGGAAAAGCCATCCATCCCCACCCGGATAATGCCGCCGGCTTCGATGCGGGCCCAGGTGTGGCCGGTGTGAAAGAAGTGGCCGGCCGGCAGCTTGAAGCCTTTGATATCAAAAACTTCGGTCACCGGCAGGGCGGTTGCTGGTCCCATGGCATCTTGGAAGGACGTTCAGGGCCGGCTGGTGAAAATGGTGGAGCAGCGCAGCCGGCAGCTTAAAGAAAGCAATGAACGCCTCCTTCACCAGGATAAGATGGCGTCCCCGGGAAGCTCTCTTCTTCCGTGGTCCATGAAATCAACAATCCTGTGGCGGGTATACCGGCAGAGACCATCCCTAAGATCTTTGAACCCTTTTTTACCACGAAGAAAAATGGAAAATGGGTTGGCCTCGGCCTTTCCGTAGTATATGGTATTATTAAAGAACACGGGGGTACCTTATATGTGGATTCCAACCCCGGTAAGGGTACCCGATTCACCATCACCTTGTACCAGGAAGTTAAAAGCGTCCGGACCAGAAACCAGATACCCGACCCGATATCAGAGTTGGCCAGGCGCGGACAGAACAATTGACTCCCAATATGGAACCAGGACATGCATAGAACTGATCAGACCCTCATGGAGCAAATGAAGATTTCCAACCGGCAGATACGCCAGAGAAAGGCACTTCTGGGGTTCGGACCGGAGGATGTTGAGGCGCTAAAGGCGCTGAAAAAAAAGGTGACGGATACCATTGAGGTCATCGTCTCCAGTTTTTACGAAAAAATCCTCAGCTTTGACGAAATGGACCGTCTCATCGGTGATTCCGGCAGCTTGTTCCGGCTTAAAAATTATCAGCGTAATTATATCCTGACCCTGTTTGACGGAGAGTATGGTGAAGAGTACGTCCACTCCCGGTTGCGGGTGGGCATGGTTCACCGCCGCATCGGGCTGGAACCCCGGTACTATATCGCTGCGGTGCATCATTTGAAAGCCATCCTTCAGGAGGTGGTGATTCTGGGGGCGGAAAAAAATTGTATGAACTGCGGCCATTCAATGGCTTCTTTAGATAAGATCATCATGTTTGACCTGACCCTGATTGTGGATACCTACATCGACAGTCTAATGGAGGATGCCCGCCACAGCCGCCATAAACTTGCCGAATATATCCAGTCCCTTGAAGAAACCGTGGCCGAAAGGACAAAAAGCCTGGCGGAACAGGCCCGCCATGACGGGCTCACGGGACTTTTAAATCAACATGCATTTTACCAGGAACTCAAACGGGAACTCATCCGCAGCAATCGCATGGACAGCAGTGTCACCCTTCTTTATTTTGATCTGGACGGGTTTAAGGCCCTCAACGACACCCGGGGCCACCAGGCCGGGGATGAGCTGCTTAAAACGGTGGCCGAGGCTGTCACCAGTACCATCCGGGAAAATGAAATCATCGCACGCTACGGCGGGGACGAGTTCTGCATTATCCTGCCTGACAGCCTTGAAAATGAAGGGAAAACCGTAGCCGGCCGGGTCTGCGACTCCCTTGAAACAGCCCTGGAGGGTTCCGGGGTCAGCTGCAGCATCGGTATTGCCGCCT contains:
- a CDS encoding transporter substrate-binding domain-containing protein, with protein sequence MNLTRIVLLLAVCIFVSVSSADAKTTLVIVTGEIPPAISHNADQSFLTAVFQAIEPEMGVRFEFRFLPWKRCEEAVSKLTAWGAIPYVSTPERQKKYAFSNRLYKSASKLFGYSLDGSETLSTYSVLKDLKPYRVGGVRGYWYEHLFHEAGIQLFLVTDERQNIKKLYRDRIDLAPFEETAGWYMINKLYPMDRDRFFTMTPPLSTHDAFLITSKQYPGTQALLDRFNSALKLIKENGTFLELMETYGVKFTP
- a CDS encoding ATP-binding protein gives rise to the protein MAGIPAETIPKIFEPFFTTKKNGKWVGLGLSVVYGIIKEHGGTLYVDSNPGKGTRFTITLYQEVKSVRTRNQIPDPISELARRGQNN
- a CDS encoding GGDEF domain-containing protein, whose product is MHRTDQTLMEQMKISNRQIRQRKALLGFGPEDVEALKALKKKVTDTIEVIVSSFYEKILSFDEMDRLIGDSGSLFRLKNYQRNYILTLFDGEYGEEYVHSRLRVGMVHRRIGLEPRYYIAAVHHLKAILQEVVILGAEKNCMNCGHSMASLDKIIMFDLTLIVDTYIDSLMEDARHSRHKLAEYIQSLEETVAERTKSLAEQARHDGLTGLLNQHAFYQELKRELIRSNRMDSSVTLLYFDLDGFKALNDTRGHQAGDELLKTVAEAVTSTIRENEIIARYGGDEFCIILPDSLENEGKTVAGRVCDSLETALEGSGVSCSIGIAASTPKQPLDADALVKAADQAMYRAKRAKGFTICDQADLMIT